In a genomic window of Littorina saxatilis isolate snail1 linkage group LG6, US_GU_Lsax_2.0, whole genome shotgun sequence:
- the LOC138968181 gene encoding uncharacterized protein → MSYGEAQRPSTTSNSVPTVEREPKPPRCAAVGTCCAGIGRCCAATCGAACIAIWYHCQKHDAKLHHIRDEDLAEAAWRPKPYDSSFAPQQPPLPSHQDGSSFALQQPPLPSHQDGSSFAPQQPPLPSHQEEEEEEEYDDDDYDDDYDDDDDYDDDITSEASSEAERQQHEVIANVYTTDGSESSIVDSSSVDVGLSSVSSEAETDMTSLSTSVDPGFSNSTVTWPNRY, encoded by the exons ATGAGCTACGGCGAGGCGCAAAGACCGTCGACCACAAGCAATTCTGTCCCAACCGTGGAACGCGAACCCAAACCACCGCGCTGTGCTGCGGTTGGTACGTGCTGCGCTGGGATTGGTAGATGCTGCGCGGCTACCTGTGGTGCTGCCTGCATCGCTATTTGGTACCACTGCCAGAAACACGACGCCAAACTCCACCACATTCGCGACGAAGACCTGGCTGAAGCGGCGTGGCGTCCCAAGCCGTACGACTCCTCTTTCGCACCCCAGCAGCCACCCCTGCCCTCTCATCAGGACGGCTCCTCTTTCGCACTCCAGCAGCCACCCCTGCCATCTCATCAGGACGGCTCCTCTTTCGCACCCCAGCAGCCACCTCTGCCCTCTCatcaggaggaggaggaggaggaggagtacgacgacgacgactacgacgacgactacgacgacgacgacgactacgACGATGACATCACCTCGGAAGCAAGTAGCGAAGCGGAGAGACAGCAACACGA GGTGATAGCAAATGTGTATACCACGGACGGCAGCGAATCTTCAATCGTAGACTCATCGAGCGTGGACGTAGGACTATCTTCCGTGAGCTCTGAGGCGGAAACCGACATGACATCTCTATCCACTAGCGTGGACCCTGGTTTTTCTAATTCCACTGTCACATGGCCGAACCGTTACTGA